The following proteins come from a genomic window of Misgurnus anguillicaudatus chromosome 10, ASM2758022v2, whole genome shotgun sequence:
- the LOC129447648 gene encoding free fatty acid receptor 3-like, which produces MTWTVTLSNLVLGVYGFTLITGLPANLLACYTFCRKIRQRSTPMDVFLMSLTISDLLFLLFLPFRMVEAANMKWTLPDFLCPLSGFVFFSMIYNSTLHLTAIAVERYLGVAFPIKYKLKRHPKNAAIAIVFFWLISFAHCSMVYVMQYHYLNPNITATSKRNTCYEEFNDEQLRILLPYRLELFIVLFCAPLLVCCFCYIKFIHILYNLPNINTMKRRRAIGMAVGTLLVFIACFMPFSLTHVVGYIGGYSTEWRQYALLTNTLNACLDPFIFYFSSSAFREIFKSILRELLRRIAMLCCQSVLYCPLLRGGIAGERAQRSDSSH; this is translated from the coding sequence ATGACGTGGACAGTGACTCTCAGTAACCTGGTGTTAGGAGTCTATGGATTCACTCTCATCACAGGTCTTCCTGCCAACCTCCTGGCTTGTTACACCTTCTGCCGGAAGATTCGGCAGAGGTCCACCCCTATGGATGTCTTCCTAATGAGTTTAACCATTTCAGACCTGCTCTTCCTCCTCTTTCTGCCGTTTCGtatggtagaggcggcaaacaTGAAGTGGACCCTGCCAGACTTCCTCTGTCCGCTGTCAGGTTTTGTCTTCTTCTCCATGATCTACAACAGCACCCTTCATCTGACGGCCATCGCCGTCGAGCGCTACCTGGGTGTGGCCTTCCCCATAAAATACAAGTTAAAACGCCATCCCAAAAATGCAGCGATAGCCATCGTTTTCTTCTGGTTGATTTCCTTTGCGCACTGCAGTATGGTCTATGTCATGCAATACCATTATTTAAACCCGAACATCACCGCCACATCCAAGAGGAACACATGCTACGAGGAATTCAATGACGAACAGCTGAGGATCCTTCTGCCGTATCGTCTGGAGCTTTTCATTGTGCTTTTCTGTGCGCCGCTTCTCGTCTGCTGCTTCTGCTACATCAAGTTCATCCACATCCTCTACAATCTACCCAACATCAACACCATGAAGCGAAGGAGAGCCATCGGGATGGCGGTGGGAACCCTTCTCGTCTTCATTGCCTGTTTCATGCCATTCAGCCTAACACATGTTGTGGGATATATTGGAGGCTACAGCACCGAATGGAGGCAGTATGCATTGCTTACCAACACGCTGAACGCGTGTCTCGATCCTttcattttttacttttcttcTTCAGCGTTCAGAGAGATTTTTAAGAGCATCTTGCGAGAGTTGCTCAGGCGCATTGCCATGCTTTGCTGTCAGTCAGTTCTCTACTGCCCCCTGTTGAGAGGTGGGATAGCGGGGGAGAGAGCACAGCGATCGGACAGTTCCCACTGA
- the LOC129448786 gene encoding free fatty acid receptor 2-like, with amino-acid sequence MAWTVLLSNLVLGIYGFTLITGLPANLLAFYTFCRKIRQRSTPIDVLLLSLTISDLVFLLFLPFRMIEAANMKWTLPNFLCPLSGFIYYSTIYNSTLHLTAISVERYLSVAFPIKYKLKRNPRHAAIAVVFFWLISFAHCSIVYIMRIEYYSVLESTSVCGEEFSNNQLLIHSKVRLEIFIVLFCAPLLICCFCYIKFIHILYNLPHINTMKRMRAIGIALGTLLMFIICFMPFNILQFRRFLGKYEVRLYTLVTCTLNACLDPFIFYFSSSAFRETLKSILRELIRRMAMLSCHSALYCPLLKVRQQRKEHRDLTVPEDVTT; translated from the coding sequence ATGGCGTGGACAGTGCTTCTCAGTAACCTGGTGTTAGGAATTTATGGATTCACTCTCATCACAGGTCTTCCTGCCAACCTCCTGGCTTTTTACACCTTCTGCCGGAAGATTCGCCAGAGGTCCACCCCTATAGATGTCCTCCTACTGAGTTTAACTATTTCAGACCTGGTTTTCCTGCTCTTTCTGCCATTTCGTATGATAGAGGCGGCAAACATGAAGTGGACGCTGCCGAACTTTCTCTGTCCGCTGTCGGGTTTTATCTACTACTCCACCATCTACAACAGCACCCTTCATCTGACGGCCATCAGCGTCGAGCGCTACCTTAGTGTGGCCTTTCCCATAAAATACAAGTTAAAACGCAATCCCAGACATGCGGCGATAGCTGTGGTTTTTTTCTGGTTGATTTCCTTTGCGCACTGCAGCATCGTCTACATTATGCGAATTGAATATTATTCAGTCCTGGAGTCCACCAGCGTGTGCGGTGAGGAATTCAGCAACAATCAGCTGTTAATCCACAGCAAGGTTCGCCTGGAGATTTTTATTGTGCTCTTCTGTGCACCGCTTCTCATCTGTTGCTTCTGCTACATCAAGTTCATTCACATCCTCTACAATCTACCACACATCAACACCATGAAGCGAATGAGAGCCATCGGGATTGCTTTGGGAACACTGCTGATGTTTATTATCTGTTTCATGCCCTTCAACATATTACAATTTCGGAGATTTTTGGGCAAATACGAAGTTAGGCTATATACTTTGGTTACCTGCACGCTGAATGCGTGTCTCGATCCTTTCATCTTCTACTTTTCTTCTTCAGCATTCAGAGAGACTCTCAAGAGCATCTTGCGAGAGCTGATCAGGCGCATGGCCATGCTTTCCTGCCACTCAGCTCTCTACTGCCCCCTGCTGAAGGTGAGACAGCAGAGGAAAGAGCACAGAGATCTGACAGTTCCCGAAGATGTCACAACATAA